Proteins co-encoded in one Waddlia chondrophila WSU 86-1044 genomic window:
- a CDS encoding OmpP1/FadL family transporter: protein MNKKFLSLLSSAILLLNCEKAFSSGFFLIEQSVSAMGTAYASGSAYAEDASTIWFNPAGMTKICGRQFVGGGHGVFPSLDYNDEGSIAVETFSNSPAPGGIPATFQPLIGNDSKSDEPALVGQSYFSAQLNNRLWVGLGITAPYGLVTDYGNDWKGRYHAIRSAVLTVNINPSIAWKINDRWSIGAGFSAMYLHAKLTNAVDFGLIGVNILGEAAAGALGLVPQQSDGTVELKGNSWGYGGNAGILYEPIQLKY from the coding sequence ATGAACAAAAAATTCTTATCGCTATTATCTAGCGCCATCCTCCTGCTCAATTGTGAAAAGGCATTTTCTTCTGGTTTTTTCTTGATTGAACAGAGCGTCAGCGCTATGGGAACTGCCTATGCAAGCGGATCCGCATACGCAGAAGACGCTTCCACCATTTGGTTCAACCCGGCAGGGATGACAAAGATTTGCGGAAGGCAATTTGTTGGAGGCGGACATGGCGTGTTTCCTTCTCTAGACTATAATGATGAAGGATCAATCGCTGTTGAAACCTTCAGTAATAGTCCTGCGCCTGGGGGCATTCCTGCAACTTTTCAACCATTAATCGGCAACGACAGTAAAAGCGATGAACCGGCTCTTGTTGGTCAAAGCTACTTTAGCGCACAGCTTAACAACCGTTTATGGGTTGGATTAGGGATTACTGCTCCTTACGGTCTGGTTACCGATTATGGAAATGATTGGAAAGGCAGATACCACGCGATCCGCTCTGCTGTGCTAACAGTCAATATCAATCCAAGCATCGCCTGGAAAATCAACGATCGCTGGAGCATTGGAGCTGGATTTAGCGCAATGTATCTGCACGCCAAATTAACAAATGCCGTCGACTTCGGTTTAATTGGGGTAAATATTCTTGGAGAAGCCGCCGCAGGCGCTTTGGGGCTAGTTCCCCAGCAATCAGATGGGACGGTTGAGTTAAAAGGCAACAGCTGGGGCTACGGCGGCAATGCCGGCATTCTCTATGAACCTATCCAACTAAAATATTGA
- a CDS encoding glucose-6-phosphate isomerase has protein sequence MTDFKKLKAFDQLTKLAEDPIDLTSEGVLNPERVQKYKASAEGFRLLFGTERVTDDVLDGLRGLAVESQAVEKMKEMQTGAVMNRIEGYPSEERKVLHTATRDLFGNPQEPEAAALARREVDKLEAFLPGIEGRFNELVMIGIGGSDLGPHANYLALQYLQKAGRKVHFISNVDPDDAAGVFDEINLERCLVGVVSKSGTTLETLSNEELARRRFEVAGLNSRHHFIAITGENSPMDNPERYLESFYIWDWIGGRYSSTSMVGGVMIAFAYGFDVFMEWLNGAHAMDRVALRSDIEYNLPLLAALLGIWNHNFLGYSTQGVMPYSQALIRFPAHLQQLDMESNGKRIDKTGKRVDFKTGPIIWGEPGTNSQHSFFQLLHQGTEIVPLEFIGFKKCQYGQDLNVKGTTSQQKLLANLFAQAIALATGKSSNHPNQCFPGNRPSRLLLANQLTPYTLGALLSYFEHKTAFQGFIWNINSFDQEGVQLGKVLANRLLDQFKSVKEGEYPLGQAYLKQLEEI, from the coding sequence ATGACTGATTTTAAAAAACTTAAAGCATTCGATCAGCTGACAAAGCTGGCAGAAGATCCGATCGATTTGACTTCTGAAGGTGTTTTGAACCCCGAGAGAGTGCAGAAATATAAAGCTTCAGCCGAAGGGTTTAGGCTTTTGTTCGGAACGGAAAGAGTCACTGATGACGTATTGGATGGATTGAGAGGCTTAGCCGTTGAATCTCAAGCTGTGGAGAAGATGAAGGAGATGCAGACAGGTGCCGTCATGAATCGGATTGAAGGGTATCCAAGCGAAGAGCGTAAAGTGCTTCACACGGCAACTCGAGATCTGTTCGGCAATCCTCAAGAACCCGAAGCTGCGGCTTTGGCGCGCAGGGAAGTTGATAAGCTCGAAGCATTTCTTCCTGGTATCGAGGGACGGTTCAATGAGTTAGTGATGATCGGCATTGGCGGCTCGGACTTGGGGCCGCACGCAAATTATTTAGCTTTGCAATATTTGCAAAAAGCTGGAAGGAAGGTGCATTTTATCAGCAATGTCGACCCTGATGACGCAGCGGGTGTTTTTGATGAAATCAACTTGGAAAGGTGTCTAGTCGGTGTCGTTTCGAAATCGGGCACGACGCTGGAAACCCTTTCAAACGAAGAGCTTGCCCGTCGACGTTTTGAAGTGGCAGGATTGAATAGCCGTCATCACTTTATTGCGATCACCGGTGAAAACAGTCCAATGGACAATCCCGAAAGATATCTCGAAAGCTTCTATATTTGGGATTGGATAGGAGGAAGGTACTCCAGCACCTCTATGGTCGGAGGAGTCATGATTGCCTTTGCCTATGGATTTGATGTTTTTATGGAGTGGTTGAATGGCGCTCATGCAATGGATCGTGTAGCGCTTCGGTCCGATATTGAGTATAATCTTCCTTTGCTCGCTGCGCTTTTGGGGATCTGGAACCACAATTTTCTTGGGTATTCGACTCAAGGTGTGATGCCTTATTCTCAGGCTTTGATTCGGTTTCCCGCTCACCTTCAACAGCTTGATATGGAGTCAAACGGGAAAAGGATCGACAAGACAGGAAAGCGTGTTGATTTTAAAACAGGTCCTATTATTTGGGGAGAGCCTGGAACCAACTCGCAGCACTCCTTTTTTCAGCTTCTTCATCAGGGAACAGAGATTGTGCCGCTCGAATTTATCGGATTCAAAAAATGTCAATATGGGCAAGATCTTAATGTCAAAGGAACGACATCTCAGCAGAAGTTGTTAGCGAATCTGTTTGCTCAAGCGATTGCGCTTGCAACCGGAAAATCCAGCAATCATCCAAATCAATGCTTTCCCGGCAATAGACCTTCGCGGTTGTTGCTCGCAAATCAGCTCACCCCTTATACTTTAGGAGCTTTGTTGAGCTATTTTGAGCATAAAACGGCTTTTCAGGGATTTATTTGGAATATCAACTCTTTCGATCAAGAGGGAGTGCAGTTGGGAAAAGTTTTGGCGAATCGCTTGTTAGATCAATTTAAATCCGTAAAAGAAGGGGAATATCCTCTTGGGCAAGCTTATTTGAAACAGTTGGAAGAGATTTAA
- a CDS encoding transposase yields MHLIVDGRGKPLAATTTGAGGNERTEVEKLLQKVTILPKSNLSERMIVLEADKGYDCSWLRQKLLSSGIFPFIPYRKIQGRDIPKSVEIMNAFHLEKRRWQVERAFAWLKRRCRRLMNRWERKKVIWDGFVTLGLIYTWMLDLVG; encoded by the coding sequence ATCCATCTAATCGTAGATGGAAGAGGCAAACCTTTAGCAGCAACCACAACAGGTGCTGGAGGAAACGAAAGGACCGAAGTTGAAAAACTACTTCAAAAAGTAACAATTTTGCCTAAGTCAAATTTGTCAGAAAGAATGATTGTTCTCGAGGCCGACAAGGGGTACGATTGTAGCTGGCTGCGTCAAAAACTCTTATCAAGTGGTATCTTTCCATTTATTCCTTATCGAAAAATACAAGGGCGAGATATTCCAAAAAGCGTGGAAATAATGAATGCCTTCCACTTAGAAAAAAGGAGGTGGCAAGTAGAGCGTGCTTTCGCATGGCTAAAGAGGAGGTGTAGGCGTTTAATGAATCGTTGGGAAAGAAAAAAGGTTATTTGGGATGGATTCGTGACTCTAGGTTTGATTTATACTTGGATGTTAGATTTAGTTGGATAG
- a CDS encoding transposase has translation MKRGFNYLSDEQWEIISRLMDTKFPLERGTPRSNMRKVWNSIIYILTRGCRWIDLPSNPKWYVPRSTAHKWAKQLSENGTLDRVLSGLLQKGVQQGLIDLSQLAVDGSFSPLSRRRRGGISWIQRQGLINPSNRRWKRQTFSSNHNRCWRKRKDRS, from the coding sequence ATGAAAAGAGGCTTCAATTACCTTTCGGATGAACAATGGGAAATAATTTCTAGACTTATGGATACAAAATTTCCTTTGGAACGTGGAACACCTAGAAGCAACATGAGAAAGGTTTGGAATTCGATTATTTATATTTTAACTAGAGGTTGTCGCTGGATTGATTTACCATCAAATCCAAAGTGGTATGTCCCTAGATCAACAGCTCATAAATGGGCTAAACAATTATCGGAAAATGGCACCCTTGATAGGGTTCTAAGCGGACTCTTACAGAAGGGAGTCCAACAAGGATTGATCGACCTTAGCCAGCTAGCGGTTGACGGGTCTTTTTCCCCCCTCAGCAGGAGGAGGCGAGGGGGTATCTCATGGATACAAAGGCAAGGGCTCATTAATCCATCTAATCGTAGATGGAAGAGGCAAACCTTTAGCAGCAACCACAACAGGTGCTGGAGGAAACGAAAGGACCGAAGTTGA
- the xerD gene encoding site-specific tyrosine recombinase XerD, protein MIEQLDDFLIYLGSEKGLTQNTIEAYQRDVFSFISHLESKGIQGFNEVGQEEIVDFLSYLKSRQLAVSTISRHLIAIKVFFRFLKREGVVENNVSLYLQSPKGWQIIPDVLTMEEMEILLNQPDPETSEGVRDRAILELLYACGLRVSELCQMKIEDLEEETVRVFGKGRKERIVPLGSHASQAINRYLAKRADCKSIDEAGYLFVNKRGKPMNRVLIWKMIKEYGAQAGITKSLSPHTMRHSFATHLLDNGAELRVIQEMLGHASISSTDRYTHISRIHLQNAFDRYHPRS, encoded by the coding sequence ATGATTGAACAACTGGATGATTTTTTGATCTATTTAGGGTCTGAAAAAGGGCTGACTCAAAATACAATCGAGGCTTATCAACGAGACGTTTTCTCTTTCATCTCCCACCTTGAATCGAAAGGCATCCAAGGATTTAATGAAGTTGGCCAGGAAGAAATCGTCGATTTTCTCTCTTATCTGAAATCAAGGCAATTGGCTGTCTCCACAATTTCAAGACATCTGATAGCGATCAAAGTGTTCTTCCGCTTTCTCAAACGGGAAGGGGTGGTTGAGAATAACGTATCGCTTTATCTGCAATCGCCTAAAGGTTGGCAAATCATTCCCGATGTGTTAACGATGGAAGAGATGGAGATCCTTTTAAACCAGCCCGATCCAGAAACTTCTGAAGGTGTGCGGGATCGAGCAATTCTTGAGCTCCTTTATGCGTGTGGATTAAGAGTGTCGGAACTGTGCCAAATGAAAATTGAGGATTTGGAAGAGGAGACTGTACGCGTTTTTGGCAAGGGAAGGAAAGAGCGGATTGTTCCTTTGGGAAGCCATGCTTCTCAAGCCATTAACCGATATCTTGCGAAACGCGCCGATTGCAAAAGCATTGATGAAGCCGGCTATCTGTTTGTCAATAAGCGGGGAAAACCGATGAACCGTGTTTTGATTTGGAAGATGATTAAGGAATATGGCGCGCAGGCCGGCATCACCAAATCTTTGTCGCCTCACACCATGCGCCACTCATTTGCTACCCATTTGCTTGATAATGGCGCGGAATTAAGGGTGATTCAGGAGATGCTTGGCCATGCCAGCATTAGCAGTACGGATCGTTATACCCACATTAGCCGAATTCATTTGCAAAATGCATTCGATCGGTATCATCCCAGGAGTTGA
- a CDS encoding OmpP1/FadL family transporter — MGFSYRSEVKHKVKGEEKFKVLPPGMENPNNPLAAAFQDTGAKADITLPMQLSLSGYHELSRCFAIMGDVTWTKWSSLQELRFVFDNPNQPENVTTFQWKNSFRYSLGVHYRPSDCFIARFGVSYDETPVPNSQRRTPRVPDEDRFWIATGVGYKINSCTRIDIGYAHLFARDPEIDKSTNLVNDPEDWFKGGLLGKFNAKTDIISAQVVVNF, encoded by the coding sequence ATTGGTTTTAGCTACCGTTCAGAAGTGAAACACAAAGTAAAGGGAGAAGAAAAATTCAAAGTCTTGCCGCCTGGAATGGAAAATCCTAACAACCCTTTAGCAGCTGCCTTTCAGGATACCGGAGCAAAAGCCGATATTACCTTGCCCATGCAGCTATCTTTGAGCGGTTATCATGAACTCAGCCGATGCTTTGCCATTATGGGAGATGTCACCTGGACCAAATGGAGTTCATTGCAAGAGCTGCGTTTTGTCTTTGACAATCCCAATCAACCTGAAAATGTGACAACATTTCAGTGGAAGAATTCTTTCCGCTACTCATTAGGCGTTCACTACCGTCCAAGTGATTGCTTCATTGCAAGGTTTGGCGTCTCCTATGATGAAACACCTGTTCCCAACAGCCAGCGCAGGACTCCTAGAGTTCCGGATGAAGATCGTTTCTGGATTGCAACAGGAGTCGGCTACAAGATCAATTCCTGCACCCGTATTGATATCGGCTACGCTCACTTGTTTGCACGGGATCCTGAAATTGACAAAAGCACAAACCTTGTCAATGATCCGGAAGACTGGTTTAAAGGAGGATTGCTAGGCAAATTCAATGCCAAGACAGATATTATTTCTGCACAGGTTGTCGTGAATTTCTAA
- a CDS encoding sodium-translocating pyrophosphatase — protein MVPLLIITFISLAGLLFAAYLANWILSHEEGTEEMKSIARAIQEGAMAFLHREYKVLAIFILILTPILWYSLDEAGSSVNQGKYTAIAFVIGALCSGGAGYLGMRIAVQANVRTANAAIKSLHEALQLAFSSGAVMGLCVVCLALLGLSSLYLFLVPIMGMSHESAIHIIKGFGLGSSSIALFARVGGGIFTKAADVGADLVGKVEIGIPEDDPRNPAVIADNVGDNVGDVAGMGGDLFESYVGTIIASLTIGAFTFHSFPAIIFPILVAGIGIVASILGSFFVTKGRRSEQPLVHGAFRNGLFFASTLVVAGVWLLSRTCLPESFELLGASYTQNGVFFAIVTGLIGGILIGLITEFFTSSSYSPVQEIAQGASTGAGTNIITGLSVGYRSVVMPIIVICCVIYLAFLLAGLYGIALSGVGMLSTLGISLAVDAYGPVADNAGGIAEMAKLDKVVRERTDTLDEAGNTTAAIGKGFAISSAMLSALALFSAFSIAAKLENTSITNPTVLIGLFLGAMLPYLFSSLTMKAVGKTAFKMIEEVRRQFKTIDGLMEGKTRPEYGKCVDIATQAALKEMIIPGIIAIASPIAVGLFLGNEALAGLLAGSLISGFLMAVMMANAGGAWDNAKKFIESGELGGKGSDSHKAAVVGDTVGDPFKDTSGPSLNILINVMNIVSLVFVPVFVEYGGILTR, from the coding sequence ATGGTTCCATTGTTAATCATCACATTCATCAGCTTGGCTGGCCTTTTGTTTGCCGCCTATCTTGCCAACTGGATCCTTTCCCATGAGGAAGGAACAGAGGAGATGAAGTCTATTGCACGTGCTATTCAAGAAGGCGCAATGGCCTTTTTGCACCGCGAGTATAAAGTATTGGCAATTTTTATTCTCATCCTGACCCCCATTCTTTGGTATTCGCTCGATGAAGCCGGCTCCTCTGTCAACCAAGGGAAATATACCGCGATCGCCTTTGTCATCGGAGCGCTTTGTTCAGGAGGCGCAGGATATCTGGGAATGCGCATTGCCGTCCAGGCAAATGTCCGAACTGCCAACGCAGCGATTAAAAGCCTTCACGAAGCATTGCAACTCGCTTTTTCCAGTGGAGCGGTCATGGGACTTTGCGTCGTTTGCCTCGCATTGCTCGGCCTGTCTTCCCTTTACCTTTTTTTGGTTCCAATCATGGGAATGTCTCATGAATCTGCCATCCATATCATCAAAGGTTTCGGCCTTGGAAGTTCCTCGATCGCACTTTTTGCACGGGTAGGAGGCGGCATCTTTACAAAAGCTGCGGACGTCGGCGCCGATCTTGTAGGCAAGGTAGAGATCGGCATTCCGGAAGACGATCCCCGCAATCCAGCCGTCATCGCCGATAACGTCGGAGACAATGTGGGCGATGTCGCTGGAATGGGAGGCGACCTGTTTGAATCTTATGTAGGAACGATTATCGCATCGCTTACAATCGGCGCTTTCACTTTCCACTCTTTTCCTGCCATCATTTTCCCGATTCTGGTCGCTGGCATTGGCATTGTGGCATCTATTTTAGGCTCGTTTTTTGTCACCAAAGGAAGACGATCCGAACAGCCTCTTGTTCATGGAGCCTTTAGGAACGGGCTTTTTTTCGCCAGCACTCTTGTTGTAGCCGGAGTCTGGCTTCTTTCTCGAACCTGTCTGCCGGAATCATTCGAACTTCTAGGTGCCAGCTATACACAAAATGGCGTTTTTTTTGCGATCGTCACAGGATTGATTGGAGGAATACTGATCGGATTGATCACAGAATTTTTCACCTCCAGCTCCTATTCTCCTGTGCAAGAGATTGCCCAAGGAGCCTCGACCGGAGCAGGAACCAATATTATCACAGGATTAAGCGTCGGCTACCGCAGTGTCGTCATGCCTATTATCGTGATCTGCTGCGTCATCTATCTGGCTTTCCTGTTAGCCGGACTGTATGGCATCGCCCTATCTGGCGTCGGCATGCTTTCAACTCTTGGGATCTCTCTTGCTGTTGATGCATACGGCCCTGTTGCAGACAATGCCGGTGGAATCGCAGAAATGGCGAAGCTCGATAAAGTGGTGCGCGAACGGACAGATACTTTGGATGAAGCGGGAAATACCACTGCCGCTATTGGAAAAGGATTTGCAATCAGCTCAGCGATGCTATCAGCCCTTGCACTATTTTCCGCCTTCAGCATCGCTGCAAAACTTGAGAACACCTCTATCACGAATCCAACAGTGCTGATCGGCTTGTTTCTTGGAGCAATGCTTCCCTACCTTTTTTCTTCGCTAACCATGAAGGCGGTCGGAAAAACCGCTTTTAAAATGATCGAAGAGGTGAGAAGGCAATTTAAGACCATTGACGGTCTAATGGAAGGAAAAACGAGACCGGAATATGGAAAATGCGTCGATATTGCAACTCAAGCTGCATTGAAGGAAATGATCATTCCGGGGATCATCGCAATCGCCTCTCCAATCGCCGTCGGCCTCTTTTTAGGCAACGAAGCTTTAGCCGGACTATTGGCTGGTTCTTTGATCAGCGGTTTTTTAATGGCGGTGATGATGGCCAATGCCGGAGGCGCTTGGGACAACGCTAAAAAATTCATCGAATCAGGAGAGCTTGGAGGCAAAGGGTCTGACAGTCATAAGGCTGCTGTTGTTGGCGACACAGTTGGGGACCCATTTAAGGACACCTCCGGCCCTAGCTTAAATATTCTGATTAATGTCATGAATATTGTCAGCTTAGTCTTTGTCCCTGTATTCGTTGAATATGGCGGCATCCTGACGCGGTAG
- a CDS encoding asparaginase, whose translation MSYDNHVIGLVTRGDIVESKHYGHIAVVNSKGKLLYSLGNPSSLTFFRSALKPFQASTVIATGALEAYKMSTKELAFVSSSHTSEPKHIECLEQLLQRVKIPANSLYCGRSKHSQEGSSKIPDKTYHECSGKHIGLIAAAKQIGEDHNQVSYLHHPVQEMVMEQISHYCDYTPTSIGIDGCGLPTVAIPLEQIALGYARMGEEFGKSNLGQVAKAMSKHPWYVGGSQRFDTEIMRAFRGEVIAKRGAEGILCISIPSKKMGISIKCEDGSHRPIPMAALSLFEKLNLLTKHGLHTLKQAHPHWHKILNSRNESVGSIHSAI comes from the coding sequence ATGTCTTATGATAACCATGTGATCGGTCTCGTCACGCGCGGCGATATCGTAGAATCAAAACACTACGGCCATATAGCTGTGGTCAATAGCAAGGGAAAGCTCCTCTACTCTTTAGGAAATCCCTCGTCTTTGACCTTCTTCCGTTCAGCACTGAAGCCGTTCCAAGCTTCCACCGTCATCGCCACCGGTGCGTTGGAAGCGTATAAAATGTCGACAAAGGAACTTGCCTTTGTTTCTTCATCCCACACATCGGAACCTAAGCATATCGAATGTCTAGAGCAGCTTCTCCAACGGGTCAAAATTCCTGCAAACTCTCTATACTGCGGACGATCCAAGCATTCGCAGGAAGGGTCTTCTAAGATTCCTGATAAGACTTACCATGAATGTTCGGGAAAACACATTGGGCTGATCGCTGCAGCCAAACAGATAGGCGAAGATCACAATCAAGTGAGCTACCTCCACCATCCTGTACAAGAGATGGTCATGGAACAGATTTCCCATTATTGCGACTATACACCAACCTCGATCGGCATTGATGGCTGCGGATTGCCGACAGTTGCTATCCCTTTAGAGCAAATCGCATTAGGATATGCGCGGATGGGTGAAGAATTTGGAAAAAGCAATCTTGGGCAAGTGGCTAAAGCGATGAGCAAACATCCCTGGTATGTCGGAGGATCACAGAGATTTGATACAGAAATCATGCGTGCGTTTCGAGGCGAAGTGATTGCGAAACGTGGAGCGGAAGGGATCTTGTGCATCAGCATCCCTTCTAAAAAAATGGGGATCTCAATCAAATGTGAAGATGGATCCCATCGTCCAATTCCAATGGCGGCACTCAGCCTGTTTGAAAAACTCAACCTATTGACAAAGCACGGATTACATACATTGAAGCAAGCACATCCTCACTGGCATAAAATTCTGAACAGCCGAAACGAATCTGTCGGTTCGATCCATTCAGCAATTTAG
- the bshC gene encoding bacillithiol biosynthesis cysteine-adding enzyme BshC, producing MQLIEKKEPCLYREDSLSAFYSIAPYDSKGAEKAGALVQGRTFQRDTLADILETYNRGLGNGAAALENIARFRKPSTMCVFSGQQLGLFGGPAYTVLKALTCLLLARQHGAVPMFWMATEDHDVDEIDHTYLIDNLGNLNKFHLSLPKDGRFVENLTLSGEHQNELKRFCQVIGREDLYQIVRGETSYCLAMAKVMAEIFKGTGLIFLEPRILRPFAVEFLKREISDCDQIAHSLSQSAQKLSLAGGTAVLDVSQGTNLFIKMRGSLRCKIYRMGKDFEVRGETYSEKQLLQLIEKEPERFSTNAAARCVLQSWLFPVLAYAAGPSELMYYRQLKDYHEYHGISMPWIVPRLSLSVVTPIAQEMLEKIGRDPWDKLPESWIEIVPSIEEGGEGLTHEWIASAENHFGRDLSEESIRRFAAFQSEKLKRKAILSRLRKKGIAPHSLHYLKNLLHPHDNIQERVLNWWEFQSHVDYSVIDELLKQLNTVPRGHLYCFL from the coding sequence ATGCAGTTGATTGAAAAAAAAGAGCCCTGCCTTTACCGCGAAGATTCTCTCTCGGCCTTTTACTCGATCGCTCCATATGATTCTAAAGGAGCGGAGAAAGCGGGCGCTTTGGTTCAAGGCAGAACCTTTCAAAGAGATACTTTGGCAGATATCTTAGAAACGTACAACCGCGGTCTTGGAAATGGTGCAGCTGCTTTGGAAAACATTGCTCGATTCCGCAAACCGTCGACTATGTGCGTGTTCAGCGGGCAGCAACTGGGGTTGTTTGGAGGGCCTGCTTATACCGTTCTCAAAGCGTTGACCTGTTTGCTCCTGGCTCGGCAGCATGGAGCCGTTCCCATGTTTTGGATGGCGACAGAGGATCATGATGTCGATGAGATCGATCATACGTATCTGATCGACAACTTAGGCAATCTCAATAAATTTCACCTTTCCCTTCCTAAGGATGGAAGGTTTGTGGAAAATCTTACACTTTCCGGCGAGCATCAAAATGAGCTTAAGAGGTTTTGCCAGGTGATTGGCAGAGAGGATCTTTATCAGATCGTTCGGGGGGAAACCAGCTATTGCTTGGCGATGGCCAAGGTGATGGCAGAAATCTTCAAAGGGACGGGGCTGATCTTTCTTGAACCTCGGATCCTGCGCCCTTTTGCTGTGGAATTTTTGAAAAGGGAGATTTCGGACTGCGATCAAATCGCGCACTCTTTAAGCCAATCGGCGCAAAAACTTTCTTTGGCTGGCGGAACGGCTGTTCTGGATGTGTCTCAAGGAACGAACTTGTTTATTAAAATGAGGGGATCTTTACGATGCAAGATCTATCGCATGGGTAAAGATTTTGAAGTTAGAGGTGAAACGTATTCTGAAAAGCAGCTGTTGCAGTTGATTGAAAAAGAACCTGAGCGTTTCAGCACGAATGCTGCGGCCCGCTGTGTCTTGCAGAGTTGGTTGTTTCCAGTGCTGGCCTATGCAGCAGGTCCGAGTGAGTTGATGTACTACAGACAGCTGAAAGATTACCATGAGTATCACGGGATCTCTATGCCTTGGATTGTTCCCCGTTTAAGTTTGTCTGTTGTCACGCCAATTGCGCAGGAGATGCTCGAGAAAATCGGCAGAGATCCTTGGGATAAGCTTCCCGAGAGTTGGATAGAGATTGTTCCTTCGATCGAGGAGGGGGGGGAAGGGCTCACGCATGAATGGATCGCTAGCGCAGAGAATCATTTTGGTCGGGACCTTTCAGAAGAGTCGATACGGAGGTTTGCCGCTTTTCAGTCGGAGAAGCTTAAGCGAAAGGCGATTCTGTCAAGGTTGAGGAAAAAGGGGATCGCTCCTCATTCTCTGCATTATCTTAAGAATTTGTTGCATCCCCACGATAACATTCAAGAGAGAGTGCTGAATTGGTGGGAGTTTCAATCCCATGTTGATTATTCAGTCATTGATGAACTTTTAAAACAACTTAACACAGTCCCTCGCGGACATCTTTACTGCTTTTTATGA
- a CDS encoding SycD/LcrH family type III secretion system chaperone: protein MKDDDLGEFKIPKKIQKKLNDKEWLKKEFAKGRSAQEILEFSDETMAKFYHAAYHLLEHEKYTDAADAFLFLVTLNPKNPEFWLGLGMSTQMCGNFEDAIDAYEMVAFYKPDDPVPYFYLAKCLFAVNERENALQALDLAVEYASDSAEFADLKKQAIQARNLIRGYE, encoded by the coding sequence ATGAAAGACGATGATCTAGGCGAATTCAAAATACCAAAAAAAATCCAAAAGAAGCTGAATGATAAGGAATGGCTGAAAAAGGAATTTGCCAAAGGAAGATCTGCACAAGAAATTCTAGAGTTTTCAGATGAGACGATGGCAAAGTTTTACCATGCAGCGTATCATCTTCTTGAACATGAAAAATATACTGATGCTGCCGATGCGTTTCTATTTCTGGTCACATTAAATCCTAAAAATCCTGAATTTTGGCTGGGGCTCGGGATGTCTACGCAGATGTGCGGGAATTTTGAAGATGCAATTGACGCTTATGAAATGGTGGCCTTTTACAAACCGGACGATCCAGTGCCTTATTTTTATTTAGCTAAATGCCTTTTTGCAGTTAATGAAAGGGAAAACGCTTTGCAAGCGTTGGATCTGGCAGTTGAATACGCATCTGATAGTGCAGAATTTGCGGATTTAAAAAAACAAGCCATACAAGCAAGAAACCTCATTCGAGGGTATGAATAA
- a CDS encoding riboflavin synthase, protein MFTGIVKGTFPIVDIIRERGFSCAVLLPSELREKLAIGASVAVDGVCLTVVEILGDRVYFDLIEETLKVTTFNAMEIGRLVNVERSLKFGDEIGGHLLSGHVMATAEIFEKQTRNEETIVKFLVPERIEKYFFKKGFVAIDGISLTIVEINPLSVHLIPETLRMTTLGLKQPGDRVNIEVDYQTQVLVDRHSM, encoded by the coding sequence ATGTTTACAGGAATTGTCAAAGGAACGTTTCCCATTGTCGATATCATTAGGGAGCGCGGCTTCAGTTGCGCTGTTTTGCTTCCTTCGGAGTTAAGGGAGAAGCTTGCCATTGGAGCGAGCGTTGCTGTAGATGGCGTGTGCCTGACGGTTGTGGAAATTTTGGGAGACCGTGTCTATTTCGACCTAATCGAGGAAACACTAAAAGTGACAACTTTCAACGCAATGGAAATTGGGCGTCTAGTCAATGTTGAACGTTCCTTGAAATTCGGCGATGAAATTGGTGGACACCTGCTTTCGGGACATGTGATGGCAACGGCGGAAATTTTTGAAAAACAGACGCGAAACGAAGAGACGATTGTCAAGTTTCTTGTGCCGGAAAGGATTGAAAAATATTTCTTTAAGAAAGGGTTTGTTGCCATTGACGGGATCAGTTTGACCATTGTTGAAATAAATCCTCTCTCCGTTCATTTGATCCCTGAAACTTTAAGAATGACGACTTTAGGTCTCAAACAACCCGGAGATCGGGTGAACATAGAAGTTGACTACCAAACTCAAGTTCTTGTCGATAGGCACTCCATGTAG